The nucleotide sequence CTATTAAATGCCACACAAGGTAACTTCCATAAGGTGGCTATGATGCCAAAAAAAATGCATTTTATAAAATTGTGAATAAGCacaaatttaaacataatttctGCTAGTACCTAGTCCAATCCTCTCTCCAATTATTAGTTCCTCCCAGCGGATTTCCCAATTAGCCACATCATCTAGCACAGGGTCAACCTTACTTGGCCTGACTTGTGAACAATTTGAAGATTCTTCATAAATACTAGGAGTTACTTGGAAGGAACTTGAAGATTCTTGATGAACAGTGTTCACACTTATTTCTGTGAGTCTATCATGATTTTGCTTATCATGTTTGATGTCAGCATTTTCCCCTTGTTTCTGTAGCACCTTTAACTGGCTGCTATCCAAAACCATTTTGCCACCATGGTCATTAAATTCATACTTTGCTTCTGATGATGAAATTGAGATGTGTGCTTTATCTGCTTGAACATCACGGCTCCTGTCCAATTTATGGTGCATATTATTTTCTGAGACATTATTGGTCTGGCCATATTCTGACGAATGATAACCCATATTCATAGCAGGTCGACGAGTTTGGTTCTCAGAAATAGCTACAGAGTTTGAAATGGCAGAAGAACCAGCAACATTAGTTGAAACTCCAGAAAATGCTTTTGCAGCAGAGCTGGGCATTTTAGAAGACGAAGCGTTTGGTGTGAAGTTCCTTTGTGGATTTGACTCCACCAAATTGTTCTGTTTTGTATTAGGAATCTCATTACAAGCAGATCGGCCTTTCCAAACCAATGGAACTTGGGATCTTCCAGGTCCTATAGCAATGTTTTCCCTGTGCCTCTGGTATCCCATATTTGCACCATCAGAAGCTTTGGGAAGTGGAGCTGCTTTTGCAGCAACAGTTTCTCGGAATGGGTTCAGATCAGCAAAAAGGTTTGTTACATCAGCAGCATCTTGTGGAGTAAAATTAGAgttgagctttcctttacctaaaTTATTTCCATCCACGGAAACAGCAACAACAATTCCCTTCTGCTTTGAAGTTGTTACACTGGTAGATGTAGATTGATCCGATCCATTTTGTATAGATAACGTCATATTTCCCCTAGAATTACGTCCACTACTTGTAGAGGATTCACCATTACGATCACTTAGAACTGAAGATATTGCAATTGGACTTTCGTATATTGTTCTCTTATCAACAGTTTGATTATGATCCAAGGATGAAACTGGATTGCCAGTTTTAACATCAAGGTGCAACTGTTCATTGTTGAAAAAATCATCCTCTGGTCTGCTTGCCCAAGAGCTCATTCTCTTGCTTATGATTGGTTTGGAAGAAGTTTCTTTTAGACTGAGTACATCAGCTGGGATTAGAGTGCCTGGAGCAGCCATAAGATCAACCAAAAATTCCCTAATACAGAACCATATAGATCAGCATTAAAATAAAAACTGTAATGTGAATTTTATTGGATTATAAGCCATATTGACAGCCATGTCTATGTAGCCAACAAGAAGCAGCTGCATTTTCCTATCGTGGCAGAGCCAACAATCAAGTCAATACAGCAATTTCTCATTAAAATTTAGGTGAATAAGGAATTTGGGATTATAATCATGTCACTTTAAAATTGGAGTCTAAAGGCTTTCTAACCTTCAATTACAAAAattcaacaataataataaatacccACTGCAGTGCGTTGTTTCTGACCAAAACAATAATATTTAAGATTATATATGGTTCTATTGGTACGATAGATCTTTGATTTTCCATCTTTTCCTCCTGTGCTTTGAATTTATACCTCTGTTAAATGCTTTTGTTAGAATTTTCCAAAGAGAcaaatatatttccttttgttttcatgcttgtatgtctACTCCTGGTATGAATATATCAGCGATCGTGATGCGATAACCTACTACAAATTGGCCTTTGAACATTTAAATAATTAGCATATGTTAAATTCTCCAAAGAGGCATTGCAtgtgaacatttttttttttactgccTATGTGTCTACTCATGGTGCAAGTATATAAGTAATCTTGATCCTAAAACATAAGACAACTTGGTCTTATTCAATGTTTAAAAACAACATTTACTTTAGATAGCACATACCATATTGATGTGCCATTACAATATTGAGATGATGTAATCCTAACTAAAAACTGCAAGCCTTCTTCCATTTTGAATGATCAAATTGCTTTCACTACTCTCTACCACTGCATATTTTTTGGTGTGCATATTTTGTTCATCAAATATCACAAAGAAGTGGTAAGTAGGTCAATCTCTTAGTATATTTTCATGGTTACCCTTTCTCAAAAGGTTATTGGCTTATTCGCTACAGCATCTGCCCACTTTCCATTTTGCTAACATTTTCCAGTCCATTTCAGTGAACCAAACTCTCCTAGTCCAATTCAAGAGACACTCTCACAATGAGCCTGTCTGTAGATAGCATATCTTTCTTAGATAATCCAGCACCCACTAATGATACGCTTCTTCTACCAGTAGACTTTAGACAACCTAGAATAACCTTTATTAATAGTTTTGGCAATAACTTTTGAAATCAATCATCTACTTCTCAGGTATCAAATCATGTTCCTAGAACCTACAGATATCCACCTTCCTGCTCTTTGCAAAGCCACTCAACAATCGTCTACATATCTCATTACTAATTTTGCTTTGTTATACTGATTTTTTTGCTGGTACTCTGCCTTTGTATTCccacttcctattatttcttgttcCTACGAGTGAAGCTCTAGCAAATGAGATAACTTCTATACATTCTGATAAAACATACCTTTTTCTAGATAAAATTAGTTGTTGGTTGTCAGTGAATTTATACATAGTTGtttttctgcatgtttagtttcttaAGAAAATCATGTTGCCAAAGGTTATATACTTATATGTAAGTGTTTCAAGTTCATTATGACCATTTTATCTTGTAGAAAAAATCACCACCAATACAACAATTTCAGGTATTGTCAGATTATATAGGCCACTACAGCTATTTGACATATGAAATTCAATCAAGGAATAAAATCTGATAGAAAATGGTTCCACATTGTCACAAAGGTAATGTTAGTACACAAAAAATCAATGCAACAACAAGAGGAAGAATATGGAAGTGCAAACCTTTCATCCAACTTTATTATGTTAATGGCATCATCATCCATGCCTGTGTAATGACTCCCTTTTACGAGCTTGCAAGGAATGCCAATATTATCCGCAAGAACCTGGATTATCATGTAGCAACaacaaaatagataaataaataaataaatagggttataaCTACCATTGAAAATATATACCAAGTCCAATGGAATAGCAATAAATTTCGCAAACGGTATATTGAAGTTGCAATAGCATACTATACATGAAAAACAGGTGAACAAACCTTGAATAGTAGAGCACGATGCCGGGATAACCCTACTCTTATGCAGCCAATTGGTAGCAAACTCGTCTGAAGTGTGGTTCGTAGCTCCGTACTTTTTTCCATCCACTTTGTTAGTGTGTCATTTGCATCTCTAACAGGACCACCCATATGATCCATGACCAATTCAGATACTCTCTGAACCAGCACTCCAGTTTCAGTAGTAGGGCATCCTAACAAAATGCACTGTGCCACTTGCTCCAACTCTACTAATGCAGGGTCAATTGCACGGTTGACAACGATGACTTCAAAACCTAGATCCCCAATTCTTGTTTGGAGTTCAGTTAACGATGGCATCCTTCTCTGACTTGCAGAATTGCCAGAGAGGCCATATATGTCATAGAACCCATCCACAACTTTATCATCATAGTCGAGGACATTGTAATCCTGCATACAGAACCCATCAATACCCTAAAAGGCAGACTAATAGAGAGAAATTTGAAGTAATTCAATAAACAAGAGTGTCCACTCCCTTGAAATAGCTGAAAACCCAATTCCGACTACCTAAGTACCTCCTAATATAAACAAATATGAGCAACAAGTGGGAGTTAGAACTTTAGTCAACCTAGAATGAACCGTATTTTCACCCAAAAACAAGGTCTTACTTCACTCTTAATTCTCAGTGATTGCAAGAAATTTGACTGGCAAAAAAAACCAAAAATCCTGCAATATCAAAGGAGTAACAAAAATCCGCTTCAATTTCTTCAATCAGGATCAAGAGGAGAACTCACCCAATAGCTCCGTGACAGCGACTCGGACGTCCCCTCCTCCCGATCCTGGTTGATCCGGTCCCTCCCCAAGCTCAGCAGCTTCGCCGCTCGGATCTGATCGCCGTCCAAATCGCCCCCGAACTCCGAATTCGAAGCGCTGATCGCGAGCGCCAGCTGCACCTGAAACTCCTCCTCCGACGAGAAGTAGTCCTGACGGTCCTCCCCAGGGGGAGCAGTTGCCCGCGGAGGCTCGACGGGGGATGGTGTCGTCGGAGACGCACCGGACGAAGCGGCCCTGTGGTCTGCCGCGCACGAAGGGGAGGCCGCAGCTGTGGGCGACGGCGCCGGCGACTGAGCCACCGAAGAGGGGGAGGGAATCTCGTTGGATCGGTGAGGGTGCCGCTTGATCTTGAATATGTTCTTCATCGTGTTCCGATCGCTTGCTCCGCCACCGGACCCTCCTCCGCCTCCTCTCCTTTCTCCAAGACGACAACGGCACGGCGTCAAGGAGCGCGAGTCCTTTTCTTAGCTCCCAAGTGCAACATCGTTAAATAAGACGGCTCGTCGTCCACAGTAAATTACTGAAACTACCACTCCCCCTCACATGCGCATCACGTGTCATGGTTCCGCGGAATCGTCTGACGGCGACGGGAAGTGCCACGTCGACGCTTTTAGCAGAACCAGCCGTTATTTTTCGAATCGGTCGAGTCAAATTAGACTGAGCCCGGCCCAATCACGAGTCGTTCAAAACCCGATCTACATCTCTAAAAATAATATACACTACCATGAATAATTTATTGTTACTGAAATTCAACACGGTAGACTTTAACAAACATTTTATgcatatttaataaattaaatttggagttAATTGACAAGGAAAAAACCAATTTAGTAAATTGAGCACTGTTTAAGGAAAATAACAATAAATTAATCGGTTTGATCTGACTGGTTCGTTAAAAATTTGGCTCTTTAACAACAAGACTCAGTCGACTAATTCGCCGGCAGTTGCAAATTGTATCTGTTTCGCTTTCCTAGTAATTCTCTACTTTTAGCTATAAATAATACAAGCTAAAGTGTCCTTAATCCACACTCGCTCCTGTTCCACAGAAAGAATTAGAGAGGCTTCGAGGAAAAGTAGTAGCAAAAGCAGAGTATTAATGGCGACCGCCGAGTACCATTTTCCATCGCTGGACTTGAGGGTGCCTAAGCGAAGGCGAACGGAGCGTCGCCGCTCCTCGCCTCCGTCGGATTCTGGGCTCACCGAAGACGAGAAGGAGTG is from Zingiber officinale cultivar Zhangliang chromosome 7B, Zo_v1.1, whole genome shotgun sequence and encodes:
- the LOC122005883 gene encoding serine/threonine-protein kinase EDR1-like isoform X2, whose product is MKNIFKIKRHPHRSNEIPSPSSVAQSPAPSPTAAASPSCAADHRAASSGASPTTPSPVEPPRATAPPGEDRQDYFSSEEEFQVQLALAISASNSEFGGDLDGDQIRAAKLLSLGRDRINQDREEGTSESLSRSYWDYNVLDYDDKVVDGFYDIYGLSGNSASQRRMPSLTELQTRIGDLGFEVIVVNRAIDPALVELEQVAQCILLGCPTTETGVLVQRVSELVMDHMGGPVRDANDTLTKWMEKSTELRTTLQTSLLPIGCIRVGLSRHRALLFKVLADNIGIPCKLVKGSHYTGMDDDAINIIKLDEREFLVDLMAAPGTLIPADVLSLKETSSKPIISKRMSSWASRPEDDFFNNEQLHLDVKTGNPVSSLDHNQTVDKRTIYESPIAISSVLSDRNGESSTSSGRNSRGNMTLSIQNGSDQSTSTSVTTSKQKGIVVAVSVDGNNLGKGKLNSNFTPQDAADVTNLFADLNPFRETVAAKAAPLPKASDGANMGYQRHRENIAIGPGRSQVPLVWKGRSACNEIPNTKQNNLVESNPQRNFTPNASSSKMPSSAAKAFSGVSTNVAGSSAISNSVAISENQTRRPAMNMGYHSSEYGQTNNVSENNMHHKLDRSRDVQADKAHISISSSEAKYEFNDHGGKMVLDSSQLKVLQKQGENADIKHDKQNHDRLTEISVNTVHQESSSSFQVTPSIYEESSNCSQVRPSKVDPVLDDVANWEIRWEELIIGERIGLGSYGEVYRADWNGEEVAVKKFLDQDFYGDALDEFRSEVRIMRRLRHPNVVLFMGAVTRPPNLSIVSEFLPRVVELKFQRKLVQDSSSP
- the LOC122005883 gene encoding serine/threonine-protein kinase EDR1-like isoform X1; the protein is MKNIFKIKRHPHRSNEIPSPSSVAQSPAPSPTAAASPSCAADHRAASSGASPTTPSPVEPPRATAPPGEDRQDYFSSEEEFQVQLALAISASNSEFGGDLDGDQIRAAKLLSLGRDRINQDREEGTSESLSRSYWDYNVLDYDDKVVDGFYDIYGLSGNSASQRRMPSLTELQTRIGDLGFEVIVVNRAIDPALVELEQVAQCILLGCPTTETGVLVQRVSELVMDHMGGPVRDANDTLTKWMEKSTELRTTLQTSLLPIGCIRVGLSRHRALLFKVLADNIGIPCKLVKGSHYTGMDDDAINIIKLDEREFLVDLMAAPGTLIPADVLSLKETSSKPIISKRMSSWASRPEDDFFNNEQLHLDVKTGNPVSSLDHNQTVDKRTIYESPIAISSVLSDRNGESSTSSGRNSRGNMTLSIQNGSDQSTSTSVTTSKQKGIVVAVSVDGNNLGKGKLNSNFTPQDAADVTNLFADLNPFRETVAAKAAPLPKASDGANMGYQRHRENIAIGPGRSQVPLVWKGRSACNEIPNTKQNNLVESNPQRNFTPNASSSKMPSSAAKAFSGVSTNVAGSSAISNSVAISENQTRRPAMNMGYHSSEYGQTNNVSENNMHHKLDRSRDVQADKAHISISSSEAKYEFNDHGGKMVLDSSQLKVLQKQGENADIKHDKQNHDRLTEISVNTVHQESSSSFQVTPSIYEESSNCSQVRPSKVDPVLDDVANWEIRWEELIIGERIGLGSYGEVYRADWNGEEVAVKKFLDQDFYGDALDEFRSEVRIMRRLRHPNVVLFMGAVTRPPNLSIVSEFLPRGSLYRILHRPNCQIDENLRIKMALDVAKGMNCLHTSIPTIVHRDLKSPNLLVDKNWTVKVCDFGLSRLKHSTFLSSKSTAGTPEWMAPEVLRNEKSNEKCDVYSFGVILWELATLRMPWSGMNPMQVVGAVGFQNRRLDIPKEVDPLVARIIWECWQTDPSLRPSFAQLTTALNSLQRLVIPSQQEPETPLVPQEISVKSTP